A window of Pseudophryne corroboree isolate aPseCor3 chromosome 1, aPseCor3.hap2, whole genome shotgun sequence genomic DNA:
ggcggttgaaccccggatcctagcggataagggtattccggatgaggtcattcctacgctaataaaggctaggaaggacatgacatctaaacattatcaccgtatatggcgaaaatatgtttcttggtgtgaggccaggaatgctactacggaagaattccatctgggccgtttccttcactcctgcaaactggagtgaatttcggcctaaaattaggatctattaaggttccgatttcggccttatccattttctttcaaaaggaattggcccctctccctgaagtacaaacttttgtgaagggagtactgcatattcagcctccttttgtacctccggtgacgccttgggaccttaacgtggtgttaagtttcattaagtcacactggtttgaaccacttaaaacggtggagttgaaaaatctcacttggaaggttgtcatgttattagccttggcttcggctaggcgaattagcggctttatcacataaaagcccctatctggttttccatatggatagagcggaattgcggaaccgtcctcaattcctgccaaaagtggttttatcctttcatatgaactattgtggtgcctgtggctacgcgtgatttggaggatcccgagtcccttgatgtggtcagggctttgaaaatttacgtggccagatcggctacagtcagaaaaacagaagcactgtttgtcatgtatgcaaccaacaagattggtgcccctgcttcaaagtagactattgctcgctggatctgtgacacaactcagcaggcgcattctacggcgggattgccgttacctaaatcggtcaaggcccattccactacaaaggtgggctcttcttgggcggctgcccgaggtgtctcggcattacagctgtgccgagctgctacttggtcgggttcaaactcctttgcaaagttctataagtttgataccctggctgaggaggacctcctgtttgctcaatcggtgctgcagagtcatccgcactgtcccgcccgtttgggagctttggtataatccccatggtccttacggagtccccagcatcctctaggacgtaagagaaaataagattttataattatttaagcaataactatatacaagtcttgcagaagtagtccgcacttgggacgggtgcccagcatcctctacggaatacgagaaaaagatttaccagtaggtttaaaatcttattttttggttcCAGATTTAAACGTGTTCACCTAATGTGGGGAATACTATTAGTCACAAACAGCTCCCAGGGGTACGAATTGCCTTTGCGATGGCATGTAAACGCCGGAAACGGCACCTGAACTCGCTTACCTCGCAGCCTATTCCAATACCTCAATTGCACATTTTTACTTGCAGCCCTAGGGGGTTGTGAACAACCATCTGCGAATCTGGCATTACCGTAAGTACATATCCGCACTTTCTCATGCCTGGAGTTGTTCACAGTTAATTGGATTCCCCCTATGTGTTTATTTGGCCAATACAATTTTTAATGAAAAATAATCACTGGAATTGTCAAACGTTGAAGTCCCATAAAATGTCCATGTTCATTTAAATGAAGGACTGTTGTCCAGGGCTTTAGTGTTAATTTCTCATAAGTTATcatattaaggcccagatttattaagccttggagactgataaattgcaaggtgataaagtatcagctaatcagctcctaaccgtcatgttacaagttgtgtttgaaaaatgacagttatgagctgattggttggtactttatcaccatgctatatatcagtggttctcaacctcggtcctcaagtacccccaacagttcatgttttccaggtcaactagctggtgcacaggtgtattcattactcactgacaaatttgaaatgacccacaggtggagcaaattatttcacttgcaatcctgtgaggaaaacatgaactgttgggggtaattgaggaccgcggttgagaaccactgctatatatcactctccaaagcttgataaatctgtgcctaATATTGTCGAATCGGTAGTCAGAATAAAATCTTACTTTAACTAATTTTTACATACTTTACATGCCTTGTATGATGAGATGTGTGTGCTGAGGTGGGTGGGGTTTATTTACATTATTTGCATCATGATGTTATGTTCCCGCCTACTTCATAAACTGGAAAGTGTTCTTTAGGGAAATTTAGCTGGGCTTAGTTTGCTCCTCAGGTGGTCGGTAGGTCTTGTTATTTTTTCtggttacccttttaataatacaaAATTTCCCAAAAATTCCAATAAAAAAGGCAAGCTGAAAACTGTGTGTCTGTGTATTCTAAAATCTGGATGAATTATTAAAAATGTAGAAACAATATATACATAAATAGTATTGCGAAGAAAAAGTATATATGATACGTTATGTAATCCTTTTACTGATATCTCAAAGACAAATTTGCTTCAATAACAACTAAAGTATACTGAGAATTTAATTACtttgtataaaataaaaataatactatgaggtctatttatcaccatccgcaactaatgatgcggatgacaggtgataaactcgaccaaactcgcactgcgataattgattacattgcatggatggatatcgcatgcagggacagagcttgccgtCAAGCTCTTTCCCTGCGAtacctcttggcagcatcataggggcatttttcgtaaaaaataaccCGATTTCCTGGGGCGCATGTGCTGCCGCCCATCGCTACCACCCCtgccgggtcccccccccccatcgtGACTACCTCCGCGCCAGATAGAGAGCCCCCACCCCCGGattcatacttaccagtccaggagccggtgtccgctgctccagtgagtgctgccgggcgccgggtattTCTTCTGCACTGCGACCCtcagtgctgtaaagtgtgctgccgctttgcagcatctctTTACTGCACCAGCGTCACAGCACAGTatgtgggggacccggcgccccgcAGCACTCACCGAGGCAGCGGACATCGgcttcctggacaggtgagtatatttttgggtttttttatttactttttcttttcttacaagtgatcagcttgtgtgtccatcagacacacatagctgatcatactgccgggtccccgctcagcttcctCTGCCAGGGGACAGAGaaggctgggcaaaagggtgcacatcgcagtgctgtcctgtgatctcgccagcctgggattatcacagggcacactgcggtattttttacattttttttttttattcttaatttGCCCACATCTCATTTCCTATTCTAAGTATGGGGAAGgcgatgtggattactaaaaaaaaaaaaaaaaaaagacaattaaagggtttggagcagtttttctaggtgatactaaaataatgtgaaaatggtgtgaaaacaaccatttcacattattttagtaaaaataaatgttaataaatagtccCCTTAATCTTTTAGAATTCAAATAgacatgaaaaatatgaattataatttatttttttggaaGTCTTCCTCATAATCTCTGATCATATCCCTAATAATTTTGCTAggtgtaaaaaaaatgtttttgcgtGGACATACTGTATCCTGATCAGTTAGTTGCAAGAGAACATCCGATTGTTTTTCTGCCCTTTGCAAAATGCTTCCCATAGCAGGTATGATGTCTCAGATAAAGGTTAAGAGCTCCTTAGAGCGTGACTCtagaatgcaaatgttgatactgtaTTTTAAAGACCCCATTTGGATTCATTTTATGTTTTCACTTTTAGGATCCCAGTTCAAGTCAAAATATTTCCATCATGAATTTGGTGAAGTGATGAGGAGAAAAAAGGCTTTGTGGAATTGTCTGTTTCCATTTTCCTGGACAATGGATGGAGAGACTATACCTTCTACAATGTTACCCACACTTAATGCATCTTACGGCTTATCAATGACAATGGAGCAGAAGACAACATTTGCCTTTGTGATTTTATTGTTCATTATTCTGGGTGTTCTTATTGTTAGATGTTTCAGGATTCTCCTTGACCCTTATCGGAGTATGCCGACCTCCACCTGGGCAGATGGAGTTGATGGACTTGAAAAAGGGCAGTTTGACTATGCTCTGGCATAATGACCAAACCAACCACTGCTTTTCTAGACCTGGTAAATAATCCTAAAAGAGCGATTAACTGGAATAATAGAGTATAGGGCTATAATCCAAATGATTTAGACAAGAGCAATTTTTGTTCTAGTGGAAATACAAACCCA
This region includes:
- the CTXN3 gene encoding cortexin-3; its protein translation is MDQVFYRLEQGSQFKSKYFHHEFGEVMRRKKALWNCLFPFSWTMDGETIPSTMLPTLNASYGLSMTMEQKTTFAFVILLFIILGVLIVRCFRILLDPYRSMPTSTWADGVDGLEKGQFDYALA